A region from the Aegilops tauschii subsp. strangulata cultivar AL8/78 chromosome 5, Aet v6.0, whole genome shotgun sequence genome encodes:
- the LOC109750296 gene encoding uncharacterized protein codes for MQPSKKLARVDTAEIKSQLVRKLGHQRSELYFHSLKKFLSFQLGKSEFDKICVATLGKENIKLHNFLVQSILGNAYMSLGPPPSRQTPTGNSQTSAVTNGTLASGVPLARRVRPVANRDKRFADKPSPLGKSPLGHPGAAEFVSVEDGEEVDQARGSPVCVQSQSPIRAPLGIPPKAQNSQPSISYPLEICYNNGELPGSEDLSKLLENKLKAEGLSISVECADLLNSGLNVYISQMLKSCLGVAKARGKTMRMPEANRSASAAVNGGRNNATASDLGCSYQASLVDLCTAVQSNARLLGCDYARQYEKIASHLDS; via the coding sequence ATGCAGCCTTCCAAGAAACTTGCTCGCGTCGACACGGCGGAGATCAAGTCGCAGCTAGTCAGGAAGCTCGGCCACCAGCGCTCTGAGCTCTACTTCCATAGCCTCAAGAAGTTCCTGAGTTTTCAGCTAGGCAAGAGCGAGTTTGACAAGATCTGCGTGGCCACACTGGGGAAGGAGAACATCAAGCTTCACAATTTCCTCGTCCAGTCAATCCTCGGCAATGCTTATATGTCGCTGGGGCCACCGCCCAGCAGGCAGACGCCAACTGGGAATTCACAGACTAGCGCTGTGACGAATGGGACATTGGCCAGTGGCGTGCCGCTAGCAAGGAGAGTGCGGCCGGTGGCTAACCGTGACAAGAGGTTTGCTGATAAGCCGAGTCCACTCGGAAAGTCCCCTCTTGGACATCCAGGGGCCGCGGAGTTTGTGTCCGTCGAGGATGGCGAGGAGGTTGATCAAGCCAGGGGCAGCCCCGTATGTGTGCAGAGTCAGAGCCCAATCAGGGCTCCGTTGGGAATCCCCCCAAAGGCTCAGAATTCTCAGCCTTCGATATCTTACCCCTTAGAGATTTGCTATAATAATGGTGAATTGCCAGGTAGCGAGGACCTGTCAAAGCTACTTGAGAATAAGCTGAAAGCCGAAGGCCTTAGCATATCCGTAGAATGTGCTGATCTGCTGAACTCTGGGCTGAACGTGTACATAAGTCAGATGCTGAAGTCTTGTTTGGGGGTTGCAAAAGCAAGGGGAAAGACAATGAGGATGCCAGAAGCTAACAGGAGTGCCTCTGCTGCTGTAAATGGTGGGCGGAATAATGCCACTGCTTCAGATTTAGGCTGTTCCTACCAAGCTTCACTGGTAGATCTCTGCACAGCTGTACAGTCTAATGCTCGGTTACTGGGGTGTGACTACGCCAGGCAATACGAGAAGATTGCTTCCCACCTTGACAGCTAA